From the Babylonia areolata isolate BAREFJ2019XMU chromosome 15, ASM4173473v1, whole genome shotgun sequence genome, one window contains:
- the LOC143290173 gene encoding uncharacterized protein LOC143290173: MMQEATIRWGPFEKRLTLTSAQQLLLADSTPLAIISGPPGCGKSVTLMLKGLEWLKKGHDVIVFGLHSSCMPASRLVYWQLCQAYKDSQGPLFPKDRTWGQLKYEHAVLRDARNLEATLRALQRHGSSGLHVLMDDFCPEDGFTVEMMLVFMRDLRRRVPDLHLWATNSYSKVPEDFRLHVLTQPIRYPLPLMHEIRVAVEVLKGLGSVPDSHGYSDDLAASVVYSPQVIHVRHSGGKGDKRWPINSAKCGKQVAHVLQRIGVGPQSGANTEKYQFRDVLILTRSPVDPRNPPQAFLRGLQTSGIPTQVFPCGAGATSDQMENALDNFILAKENKVTLMTDSPARGLDRPVVVCLTGALPDEHYQLTPQARKNLAESMSTSVTFTPRLGPSVTATANPTSAEVKEAEKVVEGRLKARMELVHRLDIWSRASCQLIVVHLPKGMEGGPSGSEDYGDRKCIIL, translated from the exons ATGATGCAAGAAGCGACCATCCGCTGGGGTCCATTCGAGAAGCGTCTGACGCTGACTTCGGCACAGCAGCTGCTCCTCGCCGACTCCACCCCCCTGGCAATCATCAGCGGGCCCCCAGGCTGCGGCAAGAGCGTCACCCTGATGCTGAAGGGACTGGAGTGGCTGAAGAAAGGGCACGACGTCATCGTGTTCGGGCTGCACTCGTCGTGCATGCCCGCTTCACGGCTCGTCTACTGGCAGCTGTGTCAG GCGTACAAGGACTCGCAGGGGCCCCTCTTCCCCAAGGACCGCACGTGGGGCCAGCTGAAGTACGAGCACGCGGTGCTGAGGGACGCCAGGAACCTGGAGGCCACGCTGCGCGCGCTCCAGAGGCACGGCAGCAGTGGTCTGCACGTGCTCATGGACGACTTCTGCCCTGAGGATGG CTTCACGGTGGAGATGATGCTGGTGTTCATGAGGGACCTGAGGCGCCGTGTGCCGGACCTCCACCTGTGGGCCACCAACTCCTACAGCAAGGTGCCCGAAGACTTCCGCCTTCACGTGCTGACGCAGCCAATCAG GTACCCATTGCCCTTGATGCACGAGATCAGGGTGGCAGTGGAGGTGCTGAAGGGACTGGGCTCCGTGCCGGACAGCCACGGCTACTCCGATGACTTGGCTGCATCAGTCGTTTACAGTCCTCAAGTCATCCACGTTCGTCATAGCGGCGGCAAGGGGGACAAGCGGTGGCCGATCAACAGCGCAAAGTGCGGGAAACAGGTGGCCCATGTTCTGCAGCGCATCGGTGTGGGACCGCAGTCAG GAGCCAACACGGAAAAGTACCAGTTCCGGGATGTACTCATCCTCACCAGAAGCCCCGTGGATCCCAGGAACCCACCACAGGCCTTCCTCAGGGGCCTCCAGACCTCTGGGATCCCCACACAAGTCTTCCCTTGCGGGGCAGGTGCCACCTCGGACCAAATGGAGAACGCTTTGGACAATTTCATATTGGCGAAGGAAAACAAG GTGACCCTGATGACTGACTCCCCAGCCCGAGGCCTGGACCGTCCCGTGGTGGTCTGCCTCACTGGGGCCCTACCGGACGAGCACTACCAGCTGACGCCCCAGGCGAGGAAGAACCTGGCCGAGAGCATGTCGACCTCCGTGACCTTCACCCCCAGGCTGGGCCCTTCAGTCACCGCCACCGCCAACCCCACCAGCGCCGAGGTAAAGGAAgcggagaaggtggtggagggtcGCCTGAAGGCCCGCATGGAGCTGGTGCACAGGCTGGACATCTGGAGCCGCGCTTCGTGCCAGCTGATCGTCGTGCACTTGCCCAAAGGCATGGAGGGCGGGCCCAGCGGCTCGGAGGATTACGGGGACAGGAAGTGCATCATTCtgtga